Proteins encoded together in one Terriglobus saanensis SP1PR4 window:
- a CDS encoding ArnT family glycosyltransferase, whose amino-acid sequence MPEDLQNEPAGKRPLRERLSRWLDTPAATSMWEMLILLAATAFLLFFGLMPLRLGHMEFSRAEMGLVGADEPRYAQIAREMLEVHSKECHDLHARMWPHSFHAKDLNASFHCSIAGGITPILYGHPWLEKPALYYWRTMSFFKELGVHDWVARLPSATGAFAMIILIYLHMRRFRPGGHLDAALITASSTAIIAFARGASTDMQLAAPFAIGMLGWYAWYETGKKFWLFDLYFFGALATLAKGPVAVFLGMSIIVIFAGLRREWSVLRRMIWIPGLVLFLVMVLPWYIAVQIRNPTFYKLFLLEQNLQRFASNRYQHHQPVFFYLIVLLLALMPWTVVALRALVDSIEIAIAEWKTRKNPARYLGHSRAGDAFPEFLVIWALFPILFFSFSGSKLPGYILPSIPPITILTGDYLNRVRRTGLSNWLLISHGVTAGIFAFVLLLCPQYMVYQRMVPPASTILIAALIATAFAVMIIFLVKRWGLKRLRILTLAPVLFLMIFLLRENGWLLDANYSARPLADKIALIAPGVPILVTHHVRRDMDYGLAFYRNVPLRHYLHEDSATEKVSVIDGVPQQEHILVIRADETAALPKLLPDRLYEPLFLYDWQGLAVYRVYAAR is encoded by the coding sequence ATGCCTGAAGACCTCCAGAACGAGCCCGCAGGAAAGCGTCCCTTGCGGGAACGTCTGAGCCGCTGGCTGGACACGCCCGCCGCAACCAGCATGTGGGAGATGCTGATCCTCCTGGCCGCAACGGCCTTCCTTCTCTTCTTTGGCCTGATGCCCCTCCGTCTGGGGCACATGGAGTTCAGCCGAGCGGAGATGGGTCTCGTCGGCGCGGACGAACCGCGCTATGCCCAGATCGCCCGCGAGATGTTGGAGGTCCACTCGAAAGAGTGCCACGATCTCCACGCGCGGATGTGGCCGCATAGCTTCCACGCAAAGGACCTCAATGCCAGCTTTCACTGCTCCATCGCTGGCGGCATTACCCCCATCCTCTACGGCCATCCCTGGCTCGAAAAACCCGCCCTCTACTACTGGCGCACCATGAGCTTCTTTAAGGAGCTGGGCGTGCACGACTGGGTGGCCCGCCTGCCCTCGGCGACCGGCGCGTTCGCCATGATCATCCTGATCTACCTTCATATGCGGAGGTTCCGTCCAGGCGGGCATCTGGATGCGGCGCTGATCACCGCCAGCTCCACGGCCATCATCGCCTTCGCCCGTGGAGCCTCGACAGACATGCAGCTTGCTGCGCCCTTCGCGATCGGCATGTTGGGTTGGTACGCCTGGTACGAAACGGGAAAGAAGTTCTGGCTCTTCGATCTTTATTTCTTCGGCGCTCTGGCCACGCTCGCGAAAGGCCCCGTTGCCGTCTTCCTCGGCATGTCCATCATCGTCATCTTCGCCGGCCTGCGGCGCGAGTGGAGCGTTCTCCGCCGGATGATCTGGATACCAGGACTGGTGCTCTTTCTCGTGATGGTGCTGCCCTGGTACATTGCAGTGCAGATCCGCAATCCAACGTTCTACAAACTCTTTCTGCTCGAACAAAACCTGCAGCGGTTTGCTTCCAACCGCTACCAGCACCATCAGCCAGTCTTCTTTTACCTGATCGTGCTTTTGCTGGCGCTCATGCCCTGGACGGTCGTTGCTCTCCGCGCCCTCGTCGACTCCATCGAAATAGCTATCGCCGAGTGGAAGACACGCAAGAACCCAGCCCGCTATCTCGGCCACTCCCGCGCCGGAGACGCCTTCCCGGAGTTTCTGGTGATCTGGGCGCTCTTCCCCATTCTTTTCTTCTCGTTTTCCGGATCCAAGCTGCCGGGATACATTCTGCCTTCGATCCCTCCGATCACGATTCTGACCGGCGACTATCTCAACCGCGTCCGTCGCACTGGCCTCAGCAACTGGCTGCTGATCTCCCACGGCGTCACGGCGGGCATCTTTGCCTTTGTCCTTCTGCTCTGCCCGCAGTACATGGTCTACCAGCGCATGGTACCGCCCGCTTCGACCATCCTGATTGCGGCCCTGATCGCGACCGCCTTCGCCGTGATGATCATCTTCCTGGTCAAACGATGGGGCCTGAAGCGCCTGCGCATCCTCACGCTGGCGCCCGTGCTCTTTCTGATGATCTTTCTTTTGCGAGAAAACGGTTGGCTGCTGGACGCCAACTACTCCGCCCGGCCTCTTGCCGACAAGATTGCCCTGATCGCCCCCGGAGTGCCCATCCTCGTCACCCATCATGTGCGCCGCGACATGGACTATGGATTGGCGTTCTACCGCAATGTTCCCCTCCGCCACTATCTCCACGAAGATTCGGCGACAGAAAAGGTCTCCGTGATCGACGGCGTGCCGCAGCAGGAACATATCCTCGTAATCCGCGCCGATGAGACCGCTGCCCTGCCGAAGCTACTTCCCGACCGCTTGTATGAGCCGCTCTTTCTCTATGACTGGCAGGGGCTGGCTGTGTATCGCGTGTATGCAGCACGTTAG
- a CDS encoding GNAT family N-acetyltransferase, with protein MNSLRSNLEIRDLRNFSGSQMRLLLEEESREWTRRLQWDYAPSIKMLMQYLDARILPGLVAVDAPTGTILGYCFAVYEGQKAVVGDVFCWPAGSSEYSHAEIQNALLRPQLETLQNTPGILRVEAQLLLHDSGSLGEVFREAGFTAYRRLFMQRSLQENPLPPTGSESPMQLPPGIRLVRWTTSHFQQAGELVYRAYAGHGDSVINDQYESIHGALRFLHNIVRFPGCGVFDAEASWVLWDEHTQRMQGLLLCSVVQEGVAHMTQISIASHLRGRGLGRFLLRHALTELTLRGFESITLTVTKRNAAAMRLYTSFGFEERTDFDAMVWVKDR; from the coding sequence TTGAACTCACTCCGGTCCAACCTCGAAATCCGAGATCTCCGCAACTTCAGCGGCTCCCAGATGCGTCTCCTTCTGGAAGAGGAGTCCCGTGAGTGGACACGACGTCTGCAATGGGACTACGCACCCTCCATCAAGATGCTCATGCAGTACCTGGACGCACGGATTCTTCCCGGTCTGGTAGCCGTTGACGCGCCAACCGGCACAATCCTGGGCTACTGCTTTGCGGTCTACGAAGGACAGAAAGCAGTTGTAGGCGACGTCTTCTGCTGGCCTGCCGGGTCTTCCGAATACAGCCACGCCGAGATCCAGAACGCACTTCTTCGTCCCCAGTTGGAAACGCTGCAGAACACTCCCGGCATTCTGCGCGTGGAAGCGCAGCTTCTTCTGCATGACTCTGGAAGCCTCGGAGAGGTCTTTCGCGAAGCAGGCTTCACCGCATACCGCAGACTGTTCATGCAGCGAAGTCTGCAGGAAAATCCGTTGCCACCGACAGGCTCCGAGTCACCCATGCAACTACCGCCGGGAATTCGATTGGTTCGCTGGACGACCTCGCACTTTCAGCAGGCGGGAGAACTGGTCTATCGCGCCTACGCGGGACATGGTGACTCGGTCATCAATGATCAGTACGAGTCGATCCATGGAGCACTGCGGTTTCTGCACAACATCGTGCGCTTTCCAGGATGCGGTGTCTTCGATGCGGAGGCGTCGTGGGTTCTCTGGGACGAGCACACACAGCGGATGCAGGGGCTGCTTCTCTGCTCCGTGGTGCAGGAGGGCGTCGCCCATATGACCCAGATCTCCATTGCCTCGCACCTGCGGGGGAGAGGCCTGGGCCGGTTTCTCCTGCGCCATGCTCTGACCGAGCTGACGCTTCGCGGATTTGAGAGCATTACGCTGACCGTAACCAAACGCAACGCCGCCGCAATGCGGCTTTACACGTCATTTGGGTTTGAAGAGCGAACGGACTTCGATGCGATGGTCTGGGTTAAGGACCGCTAA